The nucleotide window CGCTGGTTCTCAAGGACGCGGCATCGGAACCGGAACCCGGCTCCGTCAAGCAGTAGCTTGTCAGCAACTCCATCGTGCAGAGCCTGGCCAAATATTTCTGGCGCAACTCCTCTGAAGCGAATGTGTCGATGATCCAGGCCACCATGTTGTGAATCGAAAGATAGGCGGCTGTTGATGTGCACCCTTTGGAAAGCTCTTCAAAGATCAATGCCGCATCAAGCCGACTGAGCGCAGATCCGCCAACATCTTCCCGAACATAGATCCCACCAAATCCGAGTTCAGCGGCCTTGCGCAATGTCGGGATCGGAAAATGGCTTTCCTCGTCCCATTCCTTGGCAAAGGGTGCGAGCTCATCTCTTGAGAAGCTTGCTGCCATATCCTGAAAGGCACGCTGATCTTCGTTCGGTGAAAAGTCCACTTTGTTGTCCTCCCATCGCAGGCGGAGACAGAGGCTCTTTCCCCGGAAACACCCGCCGCTTCCAATTGCGGCAGCACTAAACCATATTTGACGCAAACGTCAAACAATCTCTTTTTTGTTTTTATTTTCAGTTATTTTACAGAATGTTGGACTGCGTCAAACTGCGTGGTAGATTGTCGGCTCACTCCCGGCAGAATGCGAAAACGAACTTTCCTCAAATACAGGCTGCTGAAATGCCGTCCAAAACGCCCCTCCCGAAGATCACGTCCGACCATATGGATACGCTGCTTGCGGGAACCCGCATGCGCCGCAATCGCCAGACAGACTGGTCCCGGCGTCTCGTGCGTGAAAATGCGCTGACCGTCGATGATCTGATCTGGCCGATTTTTCTGGTGGACGGTGAAGGTATCCGACAACCGGTTCCGTCGATGCCCGACGTTGTCCGCTTGTCGGTGGATGAGGCTGTGCGCGAGGCAGAGCGCGCCGCAAAGCTGAACATTCCAGCGCTTGCCCTTTTTCCTTACACGGATCCTTCTTTGAGAGACGACACCGGTTCAGAAGCGCTGAACGCCAACAATCTGACCTGCCGTGCGCTGCGTGCCATCAAGACTGAAGGATTTGACATCGGCCTGATGACGGACGTCGCGCTGGACCCTTATACCAGCCACGGCCACGACGGCCTGATGGACGGCGAAACCATTCTGAATGACGAGACAGTCGATCAGCTCTGCCGGCAGGCGCTCGTTCAGGCCGAGGCAGGGTCGGATGTCATCGCCCCGTCCGATATGATGGACGGCCGTATCGGCGCAATTCGCCAATCACTTGACGTTCAAGGGTTTCGAGGCACGCAGATCATGGCCTATTCGGCCAAATATGCATCTGCGTTTTATGGACCGTTCCGAGATGCCGTTGGGTCGTCGGGCACGTTGAAGGGCGACAAGCGCACCTATCAGATGGATCCGGCCAACACAGATGAGGCTCTGCGCGAAGCTGAACTCGATATCACTGAAGGTGCGGACATGATCATGGTGAAGCCGGGCTTGCCCTATCTCGATATCGTGCGCAGGTTGAAAGACGAATTCCAGGTCCCGACCTATGCCTACCAGGTGTCAGGCGAATACGCGATGATCAAGGCAGCTGCTGCAAACGGATGGCTTGACGGTGACAAGGCTATGCTGGAAAGCCTTTTGGCATTCAAGCGCGCCGGAGCTGACGGCATTTTAACCTATTTCGCGCCGAAAGTGGCAGGAATGCTGGCTGAGCGTTCATGACACTGGCCTTCAACGACCCGCAGCAAGTAACTTTCGACAAGATCAAACAAGCAGCGGAAATCATCAAAGGAGCGGTTCTTGAAACCCCCTGCCTGCCTGCACCGCGCCTGTCGCAACTGACCGGCGCAGATATTTTCGTCAAATACGAGAACATGCAGGTTACCGGCGCTTTCAAGGAACGTGGTGCGCTGGTGAAACTCTCCGGTCTGACCGATCAGGAGAAGTCGCGTGGCGTGATTGCCGTGTCTGCCGGTAACCATGCGCAAGGCGTTGCCTATCATGCTGGCCGACTTGGCATTCCGGCGACTATCGTCATGCCCGTCCTGACACCCTTTGTGAAAATTGCAGCCACGCGTGGATACGGCGCTGAAGTGGTTCTGGCCGGCAACACACTTGCCGATGCCAAGGAAGAGGCCGACCGGCTGGCGCTGGAGAAGGACCTTGTCTGGGTTCATCCATATGATGATGCGCATGTCATTCACGGACAGGGAACCATTGCCCTGGAAATGCTGGCACAGCAACCCGATCTCGAGGTTCTGGTGATCCCGGTTGGAGGTGGCGGCCTGATCTCCGGCATCGCAACAGCGGCCAAGGCGTTGAAACCCTCGGTGACAGTGACCGGTGTTGAAACAACGCTTTATCCTGGCATGTGGGGAGCGTTCTACGGCAAGGAAGTGCGATGCGAAGGGGCGACCATTGCCGAGGGCATTGCCGTGAGGGACATTGGTCAACTGACGACCGAAGTGATCAAGGATCGGGTTGATGACATCTTGCTGGTTTCAGAAAGCAGCATTGAACAGGCAATCAATGCCTATCTGACCCTGCAGCGGACAATTGCGGAAGGTGCAGGGGCAGCCGGACTTGCAGCCCTCTTGAGCGACCCGGATCGATTTGCCGGAAAGAAGGTCGGACTTGTCCTTTGCGGTGGCAACATCGACCCTCGCCTTCTTTCCAAGATTGTTGTGCGCGAGCTCGCCCGCGACGGCCGGCTTGTGTCTATCCGTATCGACACACCCGACCGTCCGGGCACGCTCGGTGAAATTGCCACTGTAATAGGAGACATGCAGGGCAATGTGGTCGATGTGGAACATCACAGGCTGTTCCTGAACGTGCCGGCCAAAGGCGCAACCCTTGATGTCACGTTCGAGGCCTTCGATCGCCCCCATGGAGAGCGGATTGTGGCGGCCTTGCGCGAACGCGGATTTGTGGTGCGCTACCTTGAAATCGGCGACAGAATGGATTGATTCAAAAGCACAAATATCGGTCTGCGCCCGGCGCATCGAGATGAAGAGCCAAGCGATGTTTGCCTTTGAACATGAACGTCGACCGACACATTGTAATCTGCTGTCAGATTTGCGAAGTCACACTTCAATCCCCACATCAGGTTCATCACATTCTTGGGAGCCTGAAAATGTCAGCTGCAAGCACCGCCGATTACACACGCCAGGACGTCTTTGATCCAATGGTCAACCCGGAGCTCTTTGCCGGTGTTCGCAGTCGTCGGATATTTGCGTTTTGTATAGACGTGATTGTAATTGCGCTTTTGACCTTCGGTGCCGGCGTCCTCGTCTTCTTCCTCGGCGTTTTCACCCTTGGCCTCGGCTTCCTGCTCTACGGGATCCTGCCAGCGGCAGTCGCCTTGCTTTATGTCGCCTTCACACTTGGCGGACCGCAAGCTTCAACGCTCGGGATGCGCGCCATGGGCCTGGAGATGCGTCTGTGGTACGGCGCAAAGCCCTATCCGTTGCTGGCGGCCGTTCATGTATTGCTCTTTTGGTTCTCCATATCGCTGCTCACGCCTCTTGTGCTGCTGGTTTCGCTTTTTTCGGATCGCAAACGTCTTTTGCATGACTTGATCCTGGGCGTTGTGGTGATCAACTCGTCCTATCATCAGCAATATGTCGGTGATCACCAGCAAGGCTAAGCTTTCGAAACCCGGGAGATCTATCTCACGGCCAAGAGTTGCTGTTCATCTTCGGCGCCGAGCGGATCTCCCAAACCGGACGATTTCAACCAGGCTTCCAGGGCATCTAGCGAAGACGCCGGAGCGTAGTGGTTCACCGAATCTCCGGTGGCAGCAATGGCGATTTTCGGTTGCCATTGGCCTCCATCGCGACAGGCGACCGACACAACAGAGTGTCCATTCACCCCTTCATAATCGAATTCTCGGCAAAGCACTCCGGCTTCGTCCATGAAGGATGCGATCAGGTTGAGCGTTGCTCCTGACGCCAGAACGCTGCTTTCGCCCGATGGTGTAGACGCCAGCGCCCCTTTGATCCCAGGATCTGCAAGCGCAGCAACGCCAAAGGGTGAGCCCTTGCCTGCCGGTTCAGGCTGGTTGAGCGAATAACCTGTTCCAAGGCCGATTGCGAGCGCCAGGCAGGCCGCAATTGCGGTCGGAACAAATCCCGAGCGTCCAAAGCGACGGAATTGCACCACGTTGTCTGTCTCGGCTGGTGCCGGCTCATCGTCCTTGTCCGCGATCAACGCGTCGATCCGGTGGGCCAGATCATCAGGTACTGGCGGAGCTGGCGCGGCCTTCAACAGGTCAGCGGTCTCTCGAAACATGGCAAGCTTGCGCTGCGCGGACTGGTCTGTTTTCAGGGCTTCTTCAACCCTTGCGGCCTCGTCTGCCGTCAATTCGCCGTCCGCATAGGCCATAATGAGTTCATCTGTCATCTCGTTCTGGTCCATAGTTAGCCTCTACTCTTTCGGAATACGGTTTGAAACCCGATTTATTC belongs to Roseibium porphyridii and includes:
- the hemB gene encoding porphobilinogen synthase — translated: MDTLLAGTRMRRNRQTDWSRRLVRENALTVDDLIWPIFLVDGEGIRQPVPSMPDVVRLSVDEAVREAERAAKLNIPALALFPYTDPSLRDDTGSEALNANNLTCRALRAIKTEGFDIGLMTDVALDPYTSHGHDGLMDGETILNDETVDQLCRQALVQAEAGSDVIAPSDMMDGRIGAIRQSLDVQGFRGTQIMAYSAKYASAFYGPFRDAVGSSGTLKGDKRTYQMDPANTDEALREAELDITEGADMIMVKPGLPYLDIVRRLKDEFQVPTYAYQVSGEYAMIKAAAANGWLDGDKAMLESLLAFKRAGADGILTYFAPKVAGMLAERS
- a CDS encoding anti-sigma factor family protein, yielding MDQNEMTDELIMAYADGELTADEAARVEEALKTDQSAQRKLAMFRETADLLKAAPAPPVPDDLAHRIDALIADKDDEPAPAETDNVVQFRRFGRSGFVPTAIAACLALAIGLGTGYSLNQPEPAGKGSPFGVAALADPGIKGALASTPSGESSVLASGATLNLIASFMDEAGVLCREFDYEGVNGHSVVSVACRDGGQWQPKIAIAATGDSVNHYAPASSLDALEAWLKSSGLGDPLGAEDEQQLLAVR
- a CDS encoding RDD family protein, yielding MSAASTADYTRQDVFDPMVNPELFAGVRSRRIFAFCIDVIVIALLTFGAGVLVFFLGVFTLGLGFLLYGILPAAVALLYVAFTLGGPQASTLGMRAMGLEMRLWYGAKPYPLLAAVHVLLFWFSISLLTPLVLLVSLFSDRKRLLHDLILGVVVINSSYHQQYVGDHQQG
- a CDS encoding threonine ammonia-lyase, with protein sequence MTLAFNDPQQVTFDKIKQAAEIIKGAVLETPCLPAPRLSQLTGADIFVKYENMQVTGAFKERGALVKLSGLTDQEKSRGVIAVSAGNHAQGVAYHAGRLGIPATIVMPVLTPFVKIAATRGYGAEVVLAGNTLADAKEEADRLALEKDLVWVHPYDDAHVIHGQGTIALEMLAQQPDLEVLVIPVGGGGLISGIATAAKALKPSVTVTGVETTLYPGMWGAFYGKEVRCEGATIAEGIAVRDIGQLTTEVIKDRVDDILLVSESSIEQAINAYLTLQRTIAEGAGAAGLAALLSDPDRFAGKKVGLVLCGGNIDPRLLSKIVVRELARDGRLVSIRIDTPDRPGTLGEIATVIGDMQGNVVDVEHHRLFLNVPAKGATLDVTFEAFDRPHGERIVAALRERGFVVRYLEIGDRMD